Proteins found in one Ptychodera flava strain L36383 chromosome 3, AS_Pfla_20210202, whole genome shotgun sequence genomic segment:
- the LOC139129947 gene encoding uncharacterized protein isoform X2 has product MAEAPISPLNKLFQNLAKSLNEDDVNEMKNLLRGEQVSKEDMDKLTSALDIFHHLKGRGYIDGNNLDLLVQLFEEMGKEALKERICKFQSEHSCTTENPHPSKVGEDIQVSVPDQEHKIMTPSKFSIPRCITRCITLIPIVPVSVAIIAAVSSFIFCSVNGILLALFLAIAVTFYFYQLQREMAVVSSACRATWRRDTVCGKWEAFVMDRVEDKQQAKNLLQQSKFDPVVDALRQEEFFFPSLVYFWFENSFTFPPTVTKATEYAVIHHADMYCKENNLKVENLREILKADFNDIGKYLYDHITEANVGKLYPSWIDKSISNLESHCFGLLTKSVDCYTFQSKYVYSYMIATYLSIIVASSPNNIPMLLREEKTNILQAKLSYCFPYVIGILGEKASYFLKEVVKLVKYKSL; this is encoded by the exons ATGGCAGAGGCTCCCATCAGCCCACTCAACAAGTTGTTCCAAAACCTCGCAAAAAGCTTGAATGAAGACGATGTGAATGAAATGAAGAACCTACTCAGAGGAGAACAGGTGTCAAAGGAAGACATGGATAAGCTTACAAGTGCATTGGATATCTTCCATCACTTAAAAGGACGTGGTTACATAGACGGCAATAATTTAGATTTGCTTGTACAGTTGTTTGAAGAGATGGGAAAAGAAGCCCTGAAAGAAAGAATTTGCAAATTCCAGAGTGAACATAGTTGTACAACTG AAAATCCACATCCTTCAAAGGTGGGAGAAGATATCCAAGTTTCAGTACCTGACCAAGAACATAAGATCATGACGCCTTCAAAGTTCAGCATTCCACGATGTATTACAAGATGTATCACACTTATCCCAATCGTTCCAGTGTCGGTGGCCATCATTGCGGCGGTATCTTCGTTCATATTTTGTTCGGTCAACGGAATCCTGCTGGCATTGTTCCTTGCAATTGCAGTAACATTTTATTTCTACCAGCTTCAACGAG AAATGGCAGTAGTTTCCTCTGCATGCAGAGCAACATGGCGTCGAGATACAGTATGTGGTAAATGGGAAGCTTTTGTCATGGATCGTGTAGAGGATAAACAGCAAGCAAAGAATTTACTTCAGCAGTCTAAGTTTGATCCAGTAGTAGATGCCCTGAGGCAAGAGGAGTTTTTCTTCCCTAGTCTTGTATACTTTTGGTTTGAGAATTCGTTTACTTTTCCTCCGACAGTAACAAAAGCAACTGAATATGCTGTCATACACCATGCAGACATGTATTGTAAAGAAAATAATCTGAAAGTGGAAAATCTCAGAGAGATTCTGAAAGCGGACTTTAATGATATTGGAAAGTATCTGTATGATCACATCACTGAAGCGAATGTTGGTAAGTTGTATCCGTCATGGATTgataaaagtatttcaaatttgGAATCACACTGCTTTGGTTTGTTGACTAAGTCTGTTGATTGTTACACTTTTCAAAGCAAATATGTATACAGTTACATGATCGCAACATACTTAAGTATCATTGTTGCATCGTCACCCAATAATATTCCAATGTTACTCAGGGAagagaaaacaaacattttgcaaGCCAAACTATCGTATTGTTTCCCTTATGTCATTGGGATTTTGGGTGAGAAAGCATCGTATTTCCTGAAAGAAGTTGTTAAATTAGTGAAATACAAAAGTCTGTAG
- the LOC139129947 gene encoding protein NLRC5-like isoform X1 — MEMFINTLSFMPHLEKLSLTGFGEKLCEQFLLFLSEETVSLNINTLCLAGNDLSWKHCRLLSEVLNAMPCLASLDLRRNSIGSLGCTELLQIRDQLEVRVDDNNIAHVLLEILPLCTSSAQLEDVGHHTLKSLDDIARFIRSLGNVRHIDCTKLSNSQLSKLCQNLSLLSNIESIDLSRSKLNKQIVLLLSENLKHLKNLKKVDLSHCCVSRDDMNVLLQEISPEVTDLNLSNTNMSDLLLDKLKRFNNLKQLKLSNNKLKANDHIFRFIPTSVTHLNLSHNNLHGCSFEKLDSYTQLEDLDVSHNKFTFVDDGFKRMEESFKHLTQLKQLNLSNIGLESCINLSLPSSITKLDLSHNQITDIGQSFNHLTQLTHLDVSHNKVNQSLIDILKCLPTTARYLDFSSNCIDNVGNVGKVISSFNDLTFINLGSNTFSDTGIQNPTIQYLDVSFNKIQDVNQLGKLMSDFSQLYYMNLSSNRIDAVGVHTLFSETENCNSACDIDVSHNLSGLQKIVSQIVSQLPESTSLPDFDKSNLLLKDEKLQECFRNIPKVTAVDISKNKEWSETDYESMLNDLSVFYNMERLKLTIFNPFTCHKLANSLKYFSNLRHLDVSGSNIDNQGLKDVGESLLFLKRLQYVNFSNTYIDMKGVEILLNIQRTHVSKPFINVANNIHYLPAIFPYIEDQLSGSAIDDIDFDSNELPVQSFANVVQMTHLTKLTVKDKHWVDGDFKCFEQGLKDLNLSSLDLSHNNMGCKGAMSVSLGIRSMDGLTYLDLSHNNIRDIGAMSLSEGIGSMDGLTHLDLSHNNIGERGGMSLSEGMRSMDELTHIDLSHNYIGDSGTMSLSEVMRSIAKLTHLDLSHNNIGDYGAWGVSLEMTSVDALTYLNLSHNNIGEKGAMSLSGGIWSLRRLTHLDLSHNNIGESGAKSLSEGMRSLKGLPHLDISHNNIG, encoded by the coding sequence ATGGAAATGTTCATCAACACATTGTCATTTATGCCGCATCTTGAAAAACTTAGCCTAACAGGATTTGGAGAAAAACTGTGTGAGCAATTTCTACTCTTTTTATCTGAAGAGACTGTCAGTCTAAATATCAACACACTTTGTTTAGCTGGAAATGATTTGTCCTGGAAGCATTGCCGATTATTGTCAGAGGTATTGAATGCAATGCCATGTCTCGCTAGTTTAGACCTACGCAGAAACAGTATTGGTAGCTTAGGGTGTACAGAATTGTTGCAAATAAGAGATCAATTAGAAGTAAGAGTAGATGATAATAACATAGCACACGTTTTACTTGAAATTCTACCTTTGTGTACGTCTTCAGCACAGCTGGAAGATGTTGGCCATCACACACTTAAATCACTAGATGACATTGCAAGATTTATAAGAAGTTTAGGAAATGTAAGACACATAGATTGTACAAAGTTATCAAACAGTCAGTTGTCAAAACTCTGTCAAAATTTATCACTGCTCAGTAACATTGAAAGCATTGATCTGAGTCGCAGTAAGTTAAACAAACAGATCGTTTTGTTGCTAAGTGAGAAcctgaaacatttaaaaaaccTTAAAAAGGTAGATCTGAGTCATTGTTGTGTCAGCAGAGACGATATGAacgttttattgcaggaaattTCTCCAGAAGTGACTGATTTAAATCTCAGTAACACAAACATGTCAGATCTTTTGCTTGATAAGTTGAAACGTTTCAATAATTTGAAACAATTgaaactcagtaacaacaaacTTAAAGCCAATGATcatatttttagatttattcCCACATCAGTGACTCACCTAAATCTAAGTCATAATAATCTTCATGGATGCAGCTTTGAAAAGCTGGACAGCTACACACAACTTGAAGATTTAGATGTTAGTCATAATAAATTCACCTTTGTTGATGATGGTTTTAAAAGAATGGAAGAGTCCTTTAAGCATTTGACACAGTTGAAGCAGTTGAACTTGAGCAATATTGGTCTTGAATCATGCATTAATCTCTCCTTACCATCCTCTATAACAAAACTAGATCTGAGTCATAACCAAATAACAGATATTGGGCAGAGCTTCAATCATCTAACACAGTTAACACACCTTGATGTGAGCCACAACAAGGTTAACCAATCACTGATTGACATACTCAAATGTTTACCGACAACAGCTAGGTATTTGGATTTCAGTTCAAATTGCATTGACAATGTAGGTAATGTCGGTAAAGTTATATCCAGTTTTAATGACCTTACGTTCATTAATCTGGGCTCAAATACGTTCAGCGATACTGGTATTCAAAATCCAACAATCCAATACTTGGATGTCAGtttcaataaaatacaagatGTTAATCAGTTAGGTAAACTGATGTCTGACTTTAGTCAGTTGTATTATATGAACCTGAGTTCAAACAGAATCGATGCCGTTGGAGTGCATACATTGTTCTCTGAAACAGAAAACTGTAATTCAGCTTGTGACATTGATGTGAGTCACAATTTGTCAGGTCTACAAAAAATTGTCTCCCAAATTGTAAGCCAGCTACCAGAATCAACTAGTTTACCTGATTTTGATAAAAGCAATCTGTTATTGAAGGATGAAAAGTTGCAGGAATGTTTTAGAAACATTCCAAAGGTTACTGCGGTAGATATTTCAAAGAATAAAGAGTGGTCTGAAACTGATTATGAGAGTATGTTGAATGATCTATCAGTTTTTTACAACATGGAAAGATTAAAGCTGACAATATTTAATCCATTCACTTGCCACAAGCTGGCTAACAGCTTAAAATACTTCAGTAATCTGAGACATTTAGACGTAAGTGGTAGTAATATTGATAACCAAGGACTTAAAGATGTTGGAGAGTCTTTACTTTTTCTGAAGAGACTTCAGTATGTAAATTTCAGCAACACTTACATTGACATGAAAGGAGTGGAGATTCTACTTAACATTCAAAGGACACACGTTAGCAAACCCTTCATCAACGTCGCCAATAATATACATTACCTACCCGCCATTTTCCCCTACATTGAAGATCAATTGAGTGGGTCAGCAATTGACGATATTGATTTCGATTCTAATGAGTTACCTGTCCAATCTTTTGCCAATGTTGTACAAATGACCCATCTTACAAAGCTAACAGTGAAAGACAAACATTGGGTTGACGGGGACTTTAAATGCTTTGAGCAAGGCTTAAAAGATCTTAACCTTAGTTCTCTGGATCTAAGTCATAATAATATGGGAtgtaaaggtgcaatgagtgtgAGTTTAGGGATCAGGTCCATGGATGGACTTACatatcttgatcttagtcataataacatcaGAGATATTGGTGCAatgagtttgagtgaagggattGGGTCAATGGATGGACTGACCCATCTTGATCtaagtcataataacataggagaacGTGGTGGAatgagtttgagtgaagggatgaggtCAATGGATGAACTTACTCAtattgatcttagtcataattacataggagacagtggtacAATGAGTTTGAGTGAGGTGATGAGGTCAATTGCTAAACTTACTCATCTTGACctcagtcataataacataggagactaTGGTGCCTGGGGTGTGAGTTTAGAGATGACGTCAGTGGATGCACTTACATATCTTAATCTTAGTCATAACAATATAGGAGAAAAAGGTGCGATGAGTTTGAGTGGAGGGATTTGGTCATTGCGTAGACTGAcacatcttgatcttagtcataataacataggggagagtggtgcaaagagtttgagtgaagggatgaggtCATTGAAGGGACTTCCTCATCTTGATATAAGTCATAATAATATAGGGTAG